GTGCAGGGAAGTCGCCAGAATTTTTCTCCTGAGACTCGAAGAGAGCGTTCGAATCGCTCATAAGCGTCCTCGTTATTTGAGAACACTCCGGCGTTGATCATCCCCAGAGCCACCACGCAGGCTCCCGTCAGGGTGGCCGCGTTGATCAGATGCGTGCAACCCAGCGTCTTGGCATAGTGCAGACCATCGGCCAATACCAGGCGCCCTTCCGCGTCTGTGTTCATAATCTCGATCGTCTTGCCGGACATCGCCGTAACGATATCGCCCGGCTTGTAGGCCGTGCCGCTCGGCATATTCTCCGCAGAACAGAGGATCCCTATGACCTTTACGGCAGGCTTTAGCTGCGCGATAGCCCGCATGGCGCCGATCATTGCCGCTGCTCCGGCCATGTCGTACTTCATCTTTTCCATACCGTCGGCTGGCTTTAGCGAGATGCCGCCAGTATCGAAGGTGATCCCTTTCCCCACCAGCCCGATGACTGGGCCGCCGCTTTGTGGAGTGTTTCCTTTCTCTCCTTTTGGCTCATAGGTCATTACCACTAACGCGGGTGGTTGAGCCGATCCCTTCGCCACAGCCATAAAAGCGCCCATCTTCAGATCTTCCAACTTGGCTGTGGAGTAGACCTCACACTTCAGACCCATTTCGGTACACATCGCCTTAGCGCGTTTGCCCAATTCTGTAGGAGTCAGGACATTGCTCGGCTCGTTGACCAGGACGCGAGCAAAATTCTGTGCCTCACCGACGATGCGCCCCTCTTCAAATCCCAGCTGAATCTCTTTTGTGGTGGACTCTTCCGTCGTCGGTGAAACCACAGTGA
This portion of the Edaphobacter sp. 4G125 genome encodes:
- a CDS encoding leucyl aminopeptidase, giving the protein MDIKLVFQDAAGLATPLLAVLAVDIAIGKDAEPLIALLTTSSAITNAAAAVIASGEFKSGLGDQLLLHKPNGLKAERLLIVGLGKAKNLSVDEVRKGAGAAIRAAKPRGVRQMAIAFPEDHALSDEHLDNLPCTLLCRALVEGAVISERDWDTYKSDRKDSSLENLTVVSPTTEESTTKEIQLGFEEGRIVGEAQNFARVLVNEPSNVLTPTELGKRAKAMCTEMGLKCEVYSTAKLEDLKMGAFMAVAKGSAQPPALVVMTYEPKGEKGNTPQSGGPVIGLVGKGITFDTGGISLKPADGMEKMKYDMAGAAAMIGAMRAIAQLKPAVKVIGILCSAENMPSGTAYKPGDIVTAMSGKTIEIMNTDAEGRLVLADGLHYAKTLGCTHLINAATLTGACVVALGMINAGVFSNNEDAYERFERSLRVSGEKFWRLPCTDDYKDQIKSQIADIMNTGGSRWGGAISAAMFLKEFAEDTPWVHLDIAGCAWNEEVKPWHPKGPSGIAVRSILEWVRTYSA